The Mycoplasma nasistruthionis genome contains a region encoding:
- a CDS encoding nicotinate phosphoribosyltransferase has translation MNNKKDYTAAYFAKTAKVLASKKPNNVIVMQFFQRKDNSILAGMKQVLELLKSETDTSKYSIKYLPDGAKINNLDIVLELEGHYQDFGIWEGMIDGILARYTSIATNAYHCVQAAGNKPVIFMGDRADHYLNQPVDAQAVEIGGIKIMSTLAQKQAINHNENAVFGSMPHALIQGFDGDVVEAAKAYHEIFPNDKLIALVDYHNDVIKDSLRVYEALKDKVWGVRVDTSKNMIDHMFDNQEPKFGVNPDQIINLRKALNQAGANDYKIVVSSGFDAQKIALFEELSVPVDYYGVGQSIFKLNNSFSADATILNGKKQAKEGRFYRLNPNLIKYNK, from the coding sequence ATGAACAATAAAAAAGATTATACAGCAGCATATTTTGCTAAAACTGCTAAAGTTCTAGCTTCTAAAAAGCCAAACAACGTCATTGTTATGCAGTTTTTTCAACGAAAAGACAATTCGATATTAGCTGGAATGAAGCAAGTTTTAGAACTTTTAAAATCAGAAACAGATACAAGCAAATATTCTATTAAATATCTACCAGATGGTGCAAAAATCAATAATTTAGATATTGTTTTAGAACTAGAAGGACACTATCAAGATTTTGGTATTTGAGAAGGAATGATTGACGGTATTTTAGCTAGATATACATCAATTGCAACCAATGCCTATCACTGTGTTCAAGCTGCTGGAAATAAACCTGTTATTTTTATGGGTGATAGAGCTGATCACTATTTAAATCAACCTGTTGATGCGCAAGCTGTTGAAATAGGAGGAATTAAAATAATGTCGACTTTAGCCCAAAAACAAGCAATCAATCATAATGAAAATGCGGTTTTTGGAAGCATGCCACATGCTTTAATTCAAGGTTTTGATGGTGATGTAGTTGAAGCTGCTAAAGCTTATCATGAAATTTTCCCAAATGACAAACTGATTGCTTTAGTAGATTATCATAATGATGTTATAAAAGATTCTTTGAGAGTATATGAAGCTTTAAAAGACAAAGTTTGAGGTGTTAGAGTTGACACTTCAAAAAACATGATTGACCATATGTTTGATAATCAAGAACCTAAATTCGGAGTTAATCCTGACCAGATAATTAACTTAAGAAAAGCTCTAAATCAAGCAGGGGCTAATGACTATAAAATTGTAGTATCGTCTGGCTTTGATGCGCAAAAAATAGCCTTATTCGAAGAACTTTCAGTTCCGGTTGATTATTATGGAGTAGGGCAAAGTATATTTAAGTTAAATAACTCGTTTTCTGCTGATGCAACTATATTAAACGGTAAAAAACAAGCAAAAGAAGGTCGTTTTTATCGTTTAAATCCTAACTTAATTAAATACAATAAATAG
- a CDS encoding MAGa3780 family membrane protein, with protein sequence MKLFLRNFLFFNKIDWYCFSIGVILLLTYLITTILEWHFRSVKVYEAFESVSKVIESANIDSSVKETYIYPNATEIFWGGSTKWFTFISNLTMAISLATFPFYKNSYRAQKFYFGSLVYIIITVLVYWSGVAVYDGIFTNQNIFEMVKTLIMHAFAPALGLSTFFWLRHYVKISNNAIWFLAIYPVSYFFFTLIIYFTGHKFMDFGGTELDRGVVIYKVVSFYEPLGYNGGDTFIVVLLDIILFLMAFLTAPIIGFCLRKFFRVLQPNQKALQPFYFVHPDLKNKLHLHLQSLKHHAINSQEEGFFDEQ encoded by the coding sequence ATGAAATTATTTTTAAGGAATTTTTTATTTTTCAATAAAATCGATTGATATTGTTTTTCAATCGGTGTTATTTTATTATTAACTTATCTAATAACAACAATTTTAGAATGACATTTTAGAAGTGTTAAAGTTTATGAAGCCTTCGAATCAGTAAGTAAAGTAATAGAATCAGCAAACATTGATAGTAGTGTTAAAGAAACTTATATTTACCCTAATGCAACTGAAATTTTTTGAGGTGGTTCAACGAAGTGATTTACTTTTATTAGCAACTTAACTATGGCTATTTCACTTGCCACATTTCCATTTTATAAAAATTCATATCGTGCTCAAAAGTTTTATTTTGGTTCATTAGTTTATATTATCATCACAGTGCTTGTTTACTGAAGTGGAGTGGCAGTTTATGATGGGATTTTTACAAATCAAAATATTTTTGAAATGGTTAAAACATTAATCATGCACGCTTTTGCCCCTGCTTTAGGTCTGTCAACATTTTTCTGACTAAGACACTATGTTAAAATATCGAATAATGCTATTTGATTCTTGGCTATTTATCCAGTTTCATATTTCTTTTTCACTTTAATTATTTATTTCACTGGTCATAAATTTATGGATTTTGGTGGAACTGAGTTAGATCGTGGTGTAGTTATATACAAAGTTGTTTCTTTTTATGAACCTTTAGGATACAACGGTGGAGATACTTTTATTGTCGTTTTACTAGACATTATTTTATTCTTGATGGCTTTTTTAACAGCCCCAATTATTGGATTTTGCTTAAGAAAATTCTTCAGAGTATTGCAACCAAATCAAAAAGCTTTACAACCATTTTATTTTGTCCATCCAGACTTAAAAAACAAACTACACTTACATTTACAATCACTTAAACACCACGCAATAAATTCACAAGAAGAAGGTTTCTTTGATGAACAATAA
- a CDS encoding MMB_0454 family protein, translated as MNWINVSYNSNQTYIVQESALLNAIELVISSAKNVIKSSVPKLEIDPDHSNLNILIEIKLKNITKEHDPYSIVKDLTFDIEESVRALIDKKPKNVQVILLDIY; from the coding sequence ATGAATTGAATTAATGTTTCATATAATTCAAACCAAACTTATATAGTTCAAGAAAGTGCGCTGTTAAATGCGATTGAACTAGTTATTTCAAGCGCAAAAAATGTCATTAAAAGTTCTGTGCCTAAATTAGAGATAGATCCAGATCATTCAAACTTAAACATTTTAATTGAAATTAAGTTAAAAAACATAACTAAAGAGCATGACCCTTATTCAATTGTTAAAGATTTAACCTTTGATATTGAAGAAAGTGTTCGGGCACTAATTGATAAAAAACCTAAAAATGTTCAAGTAATTTTATTAGATATTTACTAA
- the efp gene encoding elongation factor P, giving the protein MVNVNEFKPGITFQDEGEIFVVLEATHSKQGRGQANVKAKVKNLRTGSTTIKTYTGGDKVKRAHIYKRKMNYLYSDGESIILMDNETYEQVSIPVSLVEWELNFLKEGNEVQIRKFQEEVLDIELPVNIDLVVTVAPDAVKGNTTNNPQKKVTVETGFELETPMFIKEGDVITVSSETGKYVGKANK; this is encoded by the coding sequence ATGGTTAATGTAAACGAATTTAAACCAGGTATCACTTTCCAAGATGAGGGTGAAATTTTTGTTGTATTAGAAGCAACACACTCTAAACAAGGACGTGGACAAGCTAATGTTAAAGCTAAAGTTAAAAACTTAAGAACAGGTTCAACAACTATTAAAACCTATACAGGTGGAGATAAAGTTAAACGTGCTCACATTTATAAAAGAAAAATGAACTACCTATACTCTGATGGAGAAAGCATTATTTTAATGGATAATGAAACATATGAACAAGTTTCAATCCCTGTTTCATTAGTTGAATGAGAATTAAACTTCTTAAAAGAAGGTAATGAAGTTCAAATCAGAAAATTCCAAGAAGAAGTTTTAGATATTGAATTACCAGTAAATATTGATTTAGTTGTTACAGTAGCACCTGATGCAGTTAAAGGAAACACAACTAATAATCCTCAAAAGAAAGTTACTGTTGAAACAGGTTTCGAACTAGAAACACCTATGTTTATTAAAGAAGGAGACGTAATTACAGTTTCATCTGAAACAGGTAAATACGTTGGAAAAGCAAATAAATAA
- a CDS encoding transcription antitermination factor NusB: protein MHSERAKKSRRQVRIDIINVIYKYELLGKPIDLVEVFNENSDLTQRDLARIKNIKDNYDFFKDTILIKLFNTNWDWNRVSPLLRAILINGVEEFFTLHPKIVINEAIEITKLYFLVDTKEEIDLGWKTNESNYYKFINGILENAYKVLLKMERIDVENDN, encoded by the coding sequence ATGCATTCAGAAAGAGCCAAAAAATCAAGACGTCAGGTCAGAATTGACATAATAAACGTTATTTATAAGTATGAACTTTTAGGTAAACCAATTGACCTAGTTGAAGTGTTCAATGAGAATAGCGATTTGACTCAAAGAGACTTAGCTAGAATTAAAAACATAAAAGATAATTATGATTTTTTCAAAGATACAATTTTAATTAAATTATTTAACACAAACTGAGATTGAAACAGAGTTTCTCCACTGCTTAGAGCAATTTTAATTAATGGTGTTGAAGAATTTTTCACTCTACATCCAAAAATTGTTATTAATGAAGCTATTGAAATTACCAAATTATATTTCCTAGTTGATACAAAAGAAGAAATCGACCTAGGTTGAAAAACTAACGAAAGCAATTACTACAAATTCATTAATGGAATTTTAGAAAACGCATATAAAGTTCTACTAAAAATGGAACGTATTGATGTTGAAAATGATAATTAA